A genomic segment from Candidatus Brocadia sinica JPN1 encodes:
- the topA gene encoding type I DNA topoisomerase has protein sequence MAKAKKNMVIVESPAKAKTIGKYLGSSFFVCSSMGHVRDLPEKKLSVDIENNFTPEYKIIPARKKLVSELLADSKKADIVYLASDLDREGEAIAWHLSKALEIPDEKAQRVIFNEITKDAILEAFKHPGPINMAKVNAQQARRILDRLVGYQISPLLWKKISKGLSAGRVQSVAVRLIVEREKEIKEFKPQEYWKITAELKTTSEDKDKLRDIKTFKSILQKFNDENVEIKNESQAKDIVHELQKAEYVVANVKKQTKRNNAPPPFTTSLLQQQASTRLQFSAKKTMLIAQQLYEGIDIGTEGAVGLITYMRTDSFHISEQALTSCRKLVAEKYGKNYLPEKPNVHASDKKGTQGAHEAIRPTGVEYTPESIKNFLTKDQHRLYELIWNRFVASQMSPALYAVTDVEIASGRYTFKAKGRELLFDGHTIVSGHEMEKDEQILPPLEKGQKLELLELVPTQHFTQPPPRFTEASLVKTLEKMGIGRPSTYASIISTIQDRGYVKQEKRAFYATELGTLVTEKLIEHFSKIMDVKFTSHMEDELDKIEDEKIGWLDVLKEFYEPFKIDLEKAVGEMKSVKGIPEESNQICTICGQPMVIRWGRHGKFLGCSAFPTCKNTLPLDEKGAPAPPETTDQKCEKCGSTMVIKTSRHGKFLACSAYPNCKNTKSLTGETTKVEPTEEKCEKCGSPMVIRSGKKGRFMGCSSYPKCRNIKSLPTGVKCPNEGCGGDLIQRRSKKGGIFFGCSKYPECDYITNELPDITDTTKEVK, from the coding sequence ATGGCTAAAGCAAAGAAAAATATGGTAATTGTTGAGTCCCCTGCCAAGGCGAAGACCATTGGGAAATATCTCGGTTCATCTTTTTTCGTTTGCTCATCGATGGGACATGTGCGAGACCTGCCCGAAAAAAAATTATCCGTTGACATAGAAAACAATTTCACTCCCGAATACAAAATAATCCCCGCTCGAAAAAAACTGGTCTCCGAATTACTGGCTGATTCAAAGAAGGCGGATATCGTTTACCTGGCGTCCGATCTTGATCGTGAGGGAGAGGCAATTGCCTGGCATCTATCGAAAGCACTTGAAATACCTGATGAAAAGGCACAACGGGTTATTTTCAATGAAATCACAAAAGACGCCATTCTGGAAGCCTTTAAACATCCAGGACCTATCAACATGGCCAAGGTTAACGCCCAGCAGGCACGCAGGATACTCGACCGCCTTGTGGGGTATCAGATAAGTCCCTTGTTGTGGAAGAAAATCTCAAAAGGGCTCAGTGCAGGCCGTGTTCAATCGGTAGCAGTCCGGCTCATTGTGGAACGTGAAAAGGAGATCAAGGAATTTAAACCACAAGAATACTGGAAGATTACTGCCGAATTAAAGACCACTTCTGAAGATAAAGATAAACTCAGGGATATTAAGACTTTTAAATCCATTCTGCAAAAGTTCAATGACGAGAATGTCGAAATAAAAAATGAATCCCAAGCGAAAGACATTGTTCATGAACTGCAAAAGGCAGAGTATGTTGTTGCAAACGTAAAAAAACAAACCAAACGCAACAATGCCCCTCCCCCGTTTACTACCAGCCTTTTACAACAGCAGGCGTCCACACGATTGCAGTTCAGTGCAAAGAAAACGATGCTCATTGCCCAGCAGCTTTACGAAGGGATTGATATCGGCACGGAAGGCGCGGTAGGGCTTATCACCTATATGAGAACGGATTCTTTTCATATTTCCGAACAGGCGCTGACATCCTGCCGGAAGCTGGTTGCAGAGAAATACGGTAAAAATTACCTCCCGGAAAAACCCAATGTGCATGCATCCGACAAAAAGGGAACCCAGGGTGCTCACGAGGCCATCCGGCCCACAGGAGTCGAATATACACCCGAATCCATAAAAAACTTTTTGACAAAAGACCAACACAGACTTTACGAACTGATATGGAATCGGTTTGTTGCCAGTCAGATGAGCCCAGCACTCTATGCGGTAACAGATGTTGAAATCGCTTCGGGACGTTATACTTTTAAGGCCAAAGGAAGAGAATTACTCTTTGACGGCCACACCATTGTTTCAGGACACGAGATGGAAAAGGACGAACAAATCCTCCCGCCTTTGGAAAAAGGCCAGAAACTTGAATTACTAGAGTTAGTACCTACCCAGCATTTTACCCAGCCGCCTCCGCGTTTTACCGAGGCATCTCTCGTGAAAACGTTGGAAAAAATGGGCATAGGAAGGCCCAGCACTTACGCTTCGATTATCTCCACAATACAAGACCGGGGATACGTTAAACAAGAGAAACGTGCCTTTTATGCAACGGAGTTAGGAACACTGGTCACTGAAAAACTCATTGAACATTTCTCGAAAATAATGGATGTGAAATTTACCTCGCACATGGAGGACGAATTAGACAAGATTGAAGATGAAAAAATTGGATGGCTTGACGTGCTTAAGGAATTTTATGAGCCGTTTAAAATCGATTTGGAAAAGGCGGTGGGAGAGATGAAAAGCGTAAAGGGAATTCCTGAAGAAAGTAACCAGATATGTACCATCTGCGGCCAACCCATGGTTATACGATGGGGAAGACATGGAAAGTTTTTAGGATGTTCAGCATTTCCCACCTGTAAAAATACGCTGCCCTTAGACGAAAAGGGTGCACCTGCCCCTCCAGAAACCACTGACCAGAAGTGTGAAAAATGTGGCAGCACCATGGTAATTAAGACAAGCCGTCATGGGAAATTTCTTGCATGTTCTGCCTATCCAAACTGCAAAAACACAAAATCCCTTACCGGGGAAACAACCAAAGTTGAACCTACCGAAGAAAAATGCGAAAAATGCGGCAGTCCCATGGTCATTCGGTCCGGCAAAAAGGGCCGGTTTATGGGGTGTTCCTCCTATCCCAAATGCAGGAATATCAAGTCCCTTCCTACAGGGGTAAAGTGTCCTAATGAAGGATGCGGTGGAGACCTGATTCAACGTCGCTCGAAAAAGGGCGGCATATTTTTTGGATGCAGCAAGTATCCCGAATGCGACTATATCACAAACGAGCTGCCGGATATCACTGATACAACAAAAGAAGTGAAATAA
- a CDS encoding bifunctional riboflavin kinase/FAD synthetase, protein MKKIYGIKELPGKIKYPVVTIGMFDGVHRGHQKIIECIRHYALTGKGESVVITFDRHPKSIIENRPPSFITSMEHRLSLLERLGVDHTVVLQFDRKLAEMTAEDFVREILVCWLGVKCIVLGFNCHFGKDREGNITLVRKLAEKYDFEVYGCPPVIYRGQIISSTAIRRAILNGELGKAEAMLGRPVSILGTVVKKSGRGRILGYPTANLDLHHEVRPPRGVYGTRVRWAEQDYLALTNIGLRPTFAKEPFTSEGETLEIEVHILDFQGTLYGQNLEVQFLFKIRDEIPFQTAEELKTQIEKDKEILLKRTLTVQHMEE, encoded by the coding sequence TTGAAAAAGATTTATGGCATAAAGGAATTGCCGGGAAAGATTAAGTATCCAGTGGTCACTATTGGAATGTTTGATGGTGTACACCGGGGACATCAAAAGATCATCGAGTGTATAAGACATTACGCATTGACGGGAAAAGGGGAGTCGGTTGTGATTACCTTCGACCGTCACCCGAAAAGTATCATTGAAAACAGGCCTCCTTCCTTTATTACCTCAATGGAGCATAGATTGTCATTGTTGGAACGTCTTGGAGTGGATCACACGGTAGTACTCCAATTCGACCGGAAGCTTGCGGAAATGACCGCAGAAGATTTTGTTCGTGAAATATTGGTCTGCTGGTTGGGTGTAAAGTGTATAGTATTGGGGTTCAATTGCCACTTCGGAAAAGACCGTGAGGGGAATATAACCCTGGTTCGCAAATTGGCTGAAAAATATGATTTCGAGGTATACGGGTGTCCACCGGTGATATATCGGGGTCAGATAATTAGCAGCACGGCCATTCGTCGGGCTATTCTCAATGGTGAGTTAGGCAAGGCGGAAGCTATGCTTGGCAGACCCGTTTCCATCCTGGGTACAGTGGTAAAGAAGTCTGGCAGGGGCAGAATATTGGGGTATCCTACTGCCAATCTGGACCTGCATCATGAAGTCAGACCGCCCCGGGGTGTCTATGGAACAAGGGTTCGATGGGCTGAGCAAGACTATCTGGCTTTGACCAATATTGGTTTAAGGCCCACGTTTGCAAAAGAACCGTTTACGAGTGAAGGTGAAACACTGGAGATCGAAGTACATATCCTTGATTTTCAAGGGACGCTGTATGGGCAAAACCTCGAGGTTCAATTCCTCTTTAAGATAAGGGATGAAATACCATTTCAGACGGCAGAGGAACTCAAGACGCAAATCGAAAAGGACAAAGAGATATTACTGAAAAGGACATTAACTGTCCAGCATATGGAAGAATAA